The following coding sequences are from one Gossypium raimondii isolate GPD5lz chromosome 4, ASM2569854v1, whole genome shotgun sequence window:
- the LOC105780591 gene encoding uncharacterized protein LOC105780591 isoform X1: MNKFQSDAMNTSSKMIPIGGYFVPPLHRILPENSSTTSPALIQPGNLSGSSLDSVAGFQHDMGFATEWSTEEQYILKDGLEKYKEEPNIMKYIKIAAVLPDKTVRDVALRCRWMQRKRRKPEELNAGKKVTNRKDKQVESTLTMNMPTALPQNMAASPFMMHHLDQIKRKPSEGISGTTIMHLLKQNAQVLSQIASNLSLYKLQDNIDLFCHARNNITAVLKDMADMPGLMSRMLPLPVSVNEEDLENSILPHATQNNKENNNLILSPTIRNSTTCGTPDPVAHATFGQRSRWSGEGV, from the exons ATGAATAAGTTCCAATCAGATGCTATGAACACCAGTTCCAAGATGATTCCGATCGGTGGTTACTTTGTACCGCCGCTGCACAGGATATTGCCGGAGAATTCCAGTACCACTTCCCCTGCTTTGATCCAACCCGGAAACCTTTCTGGCTCTTCACTCGATTCAGTTGCAGGGTTCCAGCATGATATGGGGTTTGCTACTGAATGGTCTACTGAGGAACAATATATATTGAAGGATGGCCTTGAAAA ATATAAAGAGGAACCAAATATTATGAAGTACATAAAGATTGCGGCTGTCTTGCCTGATAAAACCGTACGTGATGTTGCATTGAGGTGCCGGTGGATGCAA AGAAAGCGAAGGAAACCTGAAGAACTTAATGCTGGAAAAAAGGTGACCAATAGGAAG GATAAGCAGGTGGAATCAACTTTGACGATGAATATGCCTACAGCTCTGCCGCAAAACATGGCTGCATCTCCATTCATGATGCACCATCTGGACCAGATCAAAAGAAAGCCTTCTGAAG GAATAAGTGGTACAACAATTATGCATCTCTTGAAGCAAAATGCTCAAGTTCTTAGTCAAATCGCATCCAATCTTTCTTTGTATAAG CTACAGGATAACATTGATCTCTTTTGTCATGCAAGGAACAACATTACCGCTGTCCTAAAAGA CATGGCAGATATGCCAGGTTTAATGAGTCGGATGTTGCCATTGCCCGTATCTGTCAATGAGGAGGATTTAGAAAATAGCATCTTGCCTCATGCAACTCAG AACAATAAAGAGAATAACAACCTGATCTTATCCCCAACAATTAGGAATTCGACTACTTGTGGAACCCCG GATCCGGTTGCTCATGCTACTTTTGGACAAAGATCAAGATGGTCGGGGGAGGGGGTTTGA
- the LOC105780591 gene encoding uncharacterized protein LOC105780591 isoform X2 — MNKFQSDAMNTSSKMIPIGGYFVPPLHRILPENSSTTSPALIQPGNLSGSSLDSVAGFQHDMGFATEWSTEEQYILKDGLEKYKEEPNIMKYIKIAAVLPDKTVRDVALRCRWMQRKRRKPEELNAGKKVTNRKDKQVESTLTMNMPTALPQNMAASPFMMHHLDQIKRKPSEGISGTTIMHLLKQNAQVLSQIASNLSLYKDNIDLFCHARNNITAVLKDMADMPGLMSRMLPLPVSVNEEDLENSILPHATQNNKENNNLILSPTIRNSTTCGTPDPVAHATFGQRSRWSGEGV, encoded by the exons ATGAATAAGTTCCAATCAGATGCTATGAACACCAGTTCCAAGATGATTCCGATCGGTGGTTACTTTGTACCGCCGCTGCACAGGATATTGCCGGAGAATTCCAGTACCACTTCCCCTGCTTTGATCCAACCCGGAAACCTTTCTGGCTCTTCACTCGATTCAGTTGCAGGGTTCCAGCATGATATGGGGTTTGCTACTGAATGGTCTACTGAGGAACAATATATATTGAAGGATGGCCTTGAAAA ATATAAAGAGGAACCAAATATTATGAAGTACATAAAGATTGCGGCTGTCTTGCCTGATAAAACCGTACGTGATGTTGCATTGAGGTGCCGGTGGATGCAA AGAAAGCGAAGGAAACCTGAAGAACTTAATGCTGGAAAAAAGGTGACCAATAGGAAG GATAAGCAGGTGGAATCAACTTTGACGATGAATATGCCTACAGCTCTGCCGCAAAACATGGCTGCATCTCCATTCATGATGCACCATCTGGACCAGATCAAAAGAAAGCCTTCTGAAG GAATAAGTGGTACAACAATTATGCATCTCTTGAAGCAAAATGCTCAAGTTCTTAGTCAAATCGCATCCAATCTTTCTTTGTATAAG GATAACATTGATCTCTTTTGTCATGCAAGGAACAACATTACCGCTGTCCTAAAAGA CATGGCAGATATGCCAGGTTTAATGAGTCGGATGTTGCCATTGCCCGTATCTGTCAATGAGGAGGATTTAGAAAATAGCATCTTGCCTCATGCAACTCAG AACAATAAAGAGAATAACAACCTGATCTTATCCCCAACAATTAGGAATTCGACTACTTGTGGAACCCCG GATCCGGTTGCTCATGCTACTTTTGGACAAAGATCAAGATGGTCGGGGGAGGGGGTTTGA